The Psychrosphaera ytuae genome includes a region encoding these proteins:
- a CDS encoding DUF6957 family protein, translating to MKTNVEDWQIVSVLDNGAIVGEVLWGICVDDSTRRFIKGDYIRTSRIVKSHNQLIETVSGNIYRLLGEGVKSHISITDIGLLRQGFSPQEIKYLNSTGINKQH from the coding sequence ATGAAAACTAATGTAGAAGACTGGCAAATAGTTTCTGTTTTAGACAATGGTGCTATCGTAGGAGAAGTGTTATGGGGAATATGTGTTGATGACTCGACGAGACGATTCATTAAGGGAGATTACATTCGTACATCTCGGATCGTAAAATCTCACAACCAGTTAATTGAAACTGTTAGCGGTAATATTTATCGACTTTTAGGTGAAGGGGTAAAAAGTCACATATCAATAACAGACATTGGTTTGTTGCGGCAAGGTTTTAGTCCTCAGGAAATTAAGTACTTAAACTCCACCGGCATTAACAAGCAACACTAG
- a CDS encoding ORC-CDC6 family AAA ATPase: protein MNRNVFESSNARDMTSKQLASEFIWTNTFERLFSKRNHIILGARGTGKTAFAKMLAFDSLSQYKDDRAQKLIKKRSFVATFVSFKPEFLAKLNSIKDDNQKSNFFFVWGVNLSSCSRFLEIVKHCIKSYSKSNVDAVIHERNISLKLSNLWLETELESLDRLSEALTSLEFEKNFCFNKASLGFELTNDDLNIGKKFHTDLFSPIKMGIDILKKELEFSDDTTWAVCLDEAEVLTEEQWVLINTQLRTYTEIVFKITTMPYKHKTLKTNVDEYLNPKHDFDYLYLDRLGTIDKSQRDADKIILDFAEKLFNKKVSNSKLSGSGITLKFLLGSSDLTDNASEIIPKDKIMDFIRRYCNPSTIERADRLYKRNPNGKSFSDEIERKVRPLLVIKDYFESTTGQAYAAPKVFSGFDVAIKCCDGNPRKLINLFNRFITSQNSMTSFLPIEKGKQGRIIKNFSISEIDSIRAEENGLAAATFLTQIGNYFKWALHNEKIGTEINMSFEFDISDRTIWESIRIAVDLGLLIPHITTADGDDNMPVMSGRFHLSGSISPQFFLPPRRGGVLKLSTILKRVSNSSIRAIDLKPIDQMEMFNE, encoded by the coding sequence ATGAATAGAAATGTCTTCGAGTCGTCAAATGCAAGAGATATGACTAGCAAACAATTAGCCTCCGAGTTTATCTGGACTAACACATTTGAACGATTATTCTCCAAAAGAAACCATATAATTTTAGGTGCACGAGGCACTGGAAAAACAGCATTTGCAAAAATGTTAGCGTTTGATTCACTGTCACAATATAAAGACGATAGAGCCCAAAAGCTGATTAAAAAACGTTCCTTTGTTGCAACCTTCGTTTCTTTTAAACCTGAATTTTTAGCAAAGTTAAACTCCATAAAGGATGATAACCAGAAAAGCAATTTCTTTTTTGTCTGGGGAGTAAATTTATCTTCATGTAGTCGATTTTTAGAAATAGTTAAGCATTGTATAAAAAGCTATTCAAAATCAAATGTAGACGCAGTAATACACGAAAGAAACATATCGTTGAAACTGAGTAATCTATGGCTGGAAACTGAGCTCGAGTCTCTAGATAGACTGAGTGAGGCATTAACATCTTTAGAGTTTGAAAAGAATTTTTGTTTCAATAAAGCATCATTGGGCTTTGAATTAACAAATGATGATTTAAATATAGGAAAAAAGTTCCACACAGATCTATTTTCCCCAATAAAAATGGGGATAGATATATTGAAAAAAGAGTTGGAGTTTTCAGATGATACGACGTGGGCTGTATGTTTAGACGAGGCTGAAGTTCTTACCGAAGAACAATGGGTTTTAATCAATACTCAATTGAGAACATACACTGAAATTGTTTTTAAAATAACCACCATGCCCTATAAGCATAAAACTTTAAAAACAAATGTGGATGAATACTTAAACCCGAAGCATGATTTTGATTATTTGTATTTAGATAGATTGGGTACGATTGATAAGTCACAAAGGGATGCCGACAAAATCATTTTAGATTTTGCGGAGAAGCTTTTCAATAAAAAAGTCTCTAACTCTAAACTTTCTGGTTCCGGTATAACTTTGAAGTTTTTATTAGGTAGTTCAGATTTAACCGATAATGCATCAGAAATTATACCCAAGGATAAAATTATGGATTTTATTCGAAGGTATTGTAACCCTTCAACGATTGAACGAGCAGACAGGCTTTATAAAAGAAATCCAAATGGTAAAAGTTTTAGTGACGAGATAGAACGGAAAGTTAGACCTTTGCTTGTAATTAAAGATTACTTTGAGTCTACAACAGGCCAAGCTTATGCGGCCCCAAAGGTTTTTTCTGGCTTTGATGTTGCAATAAAATGTTGTGATGGAAATCCCAGAAAGTTAATTAACCTTTTTAATCGATTTATAACGTCGCAAAACAGTATGACTAGTTTCTTGCCAATAGAAAAAGGGAAGCAAGGACGGATTATTAAAAATTTCTCAATTTCCGAAATTGATTCGATAAGAGCTGAAGAAAATGGATTAGCTGCCGCCACCTTTTTAACTCAAATAGGCAATTATTTTAAATGGGCATTGCATAATGAAAAAATTGGAACAGAAATTAACATGTCCTTTGAGTTTGATATATCCGATAGAACAATATGGGAATCAATTAGAATTGCTGTTGATTTAGGGTTGCTCATCCCTCACATTACGACTGCAGATGGTGATGATAATATGCCTGTAATGTCAGGGCGCTTTCATCTATCAGGAAGTATAAGCCCACAGTTTTTCTTACCTCCAAGACGTGGTGGAGTTTTAAAATTGAGTACTATTTTAAAGAGAGTATCCAATAGTTCTATTAGGGCCATTGACCTAAAACCGATTGATCAGATGGAAATGTTTAATGAATGA
- a CDS encoding metallophosphoesterase family protein, with amino-acid sequence MKIAIISDLHIGDYARAKDFTPNDSEHSIIDDYLGSFSKKFSDDEYKCDALLIAGDITNKAQYEEFELAEERIKDIADILKVPHDAIFLTPGNHDSNWELGRSIKSQGVSDEQQIREARYQLFNGNKFIKDLNNRATFGQFHVSPYCVLWCNKDLSVLSFNTSANDNDEKNIHHGEISLESIQQIKTELEKHKSLFEDKIKVLLFHHHPVNYIEKTFSDVDHSIMANANALIELGAEYCFDFLVHGHKHIPRYSHLITDVRHPMNILCAGSFVARLDDRWFDDVGNAFHIIEIDQNCAEQQIPQGRILSWSHFVQHGWIQNNSERDSIPHESRFGSSYNRKTLKLKIKNIILELFSTEPYIKWTEIESRDKDIKYSSSVVLSLVLEELENELDFIVYKEPEIILLKKEGGK; translated from the coding sequence ATGAAAATAGCGATTATAAGTGATCTTCACATAGGTGATTATGCTCGAGCAAAGGACTTCACCCCCAATGATAGTGAACACTCTATCATTGATGATTATCTAGGTTCGTTTTCCAAAAAATTTTCAGACGACGAATATAAATGTGATGCCTTGTTAATAGCTGGTGATATAACGAATAAAGCTCAGTATGAAGAGTTTGAGTTAGCGGAGGAGAGAATTAAAGATATCGCTGATATATTGAAAGTCCCACATGATGCAATTTTTCTTACTCCCGGCAATCATGACTCAAACTGGGAACTAGGACGTTCAATAAAAAGCCAAGGCGTAAGTGACGAACAACAAATAAGAGAGGCTCGCTATCAACTTTTCAACGGTAACAAATTTATTAAAGACTTAAACAACCGTGCGACGTTTGGTCAATTTCACGTGTCGCCATACTGTGTACTATGGTGTAATAAAGATTTATCTGTTCTATCCTTCAATACTTCAGCCAATGATAATGACGAAAAAAACATTCATCATGGAGAAATTTCTCTTGAGTCAATTCAACAAATTAAAACTGAACTAGAAAAACACAAATCACTCTTTGAAGACAAAATAAAAGTTTTACTTTTTCATCACCATCCAGTTAATTATATAGAAAAAACTTTTTCAGATGTTGATCATAGTATTATGGCCAATGCCAATGCCTTGATTGAATTAGGTGCAGAGTATTGTTTTGATTTCTTAGTACATGGACATAAACATATTCCCCGATACAGCCACTTAATAACTGACGTTAGACATCCTATGAATATATTATGTGCCGGTAGTTTTGTTGCTAGATTAGATGATCGGTGGTTTGATGATGTAGGTAATGCGTTTCATATAATTGAAATTGATCAAAACTGTGCGGAGCAACAAATTCCGCAGGGAAGGATTTTAAGTTGGAGTCACTTTGTACAACACGGGTGGATTCAGAACAATTCAGAACGAGATTCTATCCCTCATGAATCAAGATTTGGCAGTAGCTATAACCGAAAGACACTAAAGCTGAAAATAAAGAATATAATTTTAGAGCTATTTTCAACAGAGCCGTATATAAAATGGACCGAAATCGAGTCACGAGATAAAGATATTAAATACAGTTCTTCTGTTGTGCTTTCATTAGTGCTCGAGGAACTAGAGAACGAATTGGATTTCATAGTGTATAAAGAACCAGAAATCATTTTGTTGAAGAAAGAAGGAGGAAAGTAA
- the gcvP gene encoding aminomethyl-transferring glycine dehydrogenase has product MSEKSSLTQLEQNEIFIRRHIGPSQEEQLEMCKTLGVSSVEELIDQTVPGKIRLESDLNINDAQTEEQTLAYLKSVASENQVAKSYIGLGYHPVSVPNVILRNVLENPGWYTAYTPYQPEIAQGRLESLLNFQQLTIDLTGLDLASASLLDEATAAAEAMALAKRVSKAKKANTFFIADDVFPQTVDVVKTRAELFGFEVVVDKAENVGQHDIFGALFQFTGHEGQVNDIQPLVEQVHEKKAIAIVAADIMSLVLLEGPAKFGADVVLGSAQRFGVPMGYGGPHAAFFATTDKFKRSLPGRIIGVSKDRRGNKALRMAMQTREQHIRREKANSNICTAQVLLANMASFYAVYHGPQGLKAIAQRINRFADIFALGLKEKGVELVNDTWFDTVTFKTDSKDAILAKAADKLVNFRADLDGKLSVSMNEAVTRADIIELFDLVLGEGHGLTVEDLDAKAQGFDSLPAAYTRKTDILTHEVFNSYQSETEMLRYIRKLEGKDLSLNHSMISLGSCTMKLNATAEMIPVTWPEFGNMHPFAPMTQAQGYRKMIGELSDYLIEITGYDNISMQPNSGAQGEYAGLLAIRKYHESRGDHHRNICLIPSSAHGTNPASAQMASMKVVVVDCDTEGNIDMADLRAKAEEHKDALSCIMVTYPSTHGVYEESIREVCDIVHENGGQVYMDGANMNAQVGLTAPGFIGSDVSHLNLHKTFCIPHGGGGPGMGPIGVKSHLAPFLPNHQVTKVEFFGDNAIENVGLDNGAVSAAPYGSAGILPISWAYIAMMGKHGLRQATEVAILNANYVTERLSQHYPILYRGRNNRVAHECIIDLRPLKEASGISEMDIAKRLNDYGFHAPTMSFPVAGTLMIEPTESEAKVELDRFIDAMIAIREEIAKVENGQWTLDNNPLVFAPHTAEDVLDPEWDRAYARDYAAFPCEAVKANKFWPTVTRIDDVYGDRNLVCSCPTIDTYRDE; this is encoded by the coding sequence ATGTCAGAAAAATCGAGCCTAACTCAACTAGAGCAAAACGAAATTTTTATTCGCCGCCACATCGGTCCTAGCCAAGAAGAACAGCTAGAGATGTGTAAGACCCTTGGCGTAAGCTCAGTTGAAGAACTTATCGACCAAACGGTTCCAGGTAAAATCCGTTTAGAAAGCGACTTAAACATCAATGACGCGCAAACGGAAGAACAAACCCTTGCGTACTTAAAATCAGTGGCCAGCGAAAACCAAGTCGCTAAGTCATACATTGGTTTAGGTTATCACCCAGTTTCTGTTCCTAACGTTATTTTGCGTAACGTATTGGAAAATCCAGGTTGGTACACGGCGTACACGCCATACCAGCCAGAGATTGCTCAGGGCCGATTAGAATCACTGCTTAACTTCCAACAGTTGACGATTGACCTTACTGGTCTTGACTTAGCAAGTGCCTCGTTATTAGACGAAGCGACTGCAGCAGCAGAAGCGATGGCACTAGCAAAGCGTGTTTCAAAAGCTAAAAAAGCTAACACCTTCTTTATTGCTGACGACGTATTCCCACAAACAGTAGACGTAGTTAAGACTCGCGCTGAGTTATTCGGTTTTGAAGTTGTTGTTGATAAAGCAGAAAACGTAGGTCAACACGATATATTTGGTGCCTTGTTCCAGTTCACGGGTCATGAAGGTCAAGTAAATGACATTCAACCGTTGGTAGAACAAGTTCATGAGAAAAAGGCCATCGCTATTGTCGCGGCTGACATCATGAGTTTGGTGTTATTAGAAGGCCCAGCTAAATTTGGTGCAGACGTAGTACTTGGCTCAGCACAGCGTTTTGGTGTACCTATGGGTTACGGTGGTCCACACGCTGCATTCTTTGCAACAACTGATAAGTTTAAGCGTTCACTACCTGGTCGTATTATCGGTGTTTCTAAAGACCGTCGCGGTAACAAAGCACTTCGTATGGCAATGCAGACTCGTGAGCAACACATCCGCCGCGAAAAAGCCAACTCAAATATTTGTACGGCTCAGGTGTTACTAGCTAACATGGCGTCGTTCTATGCGGTTTATCACGGCCCACAAGGTCTTAAAGCCATCGCACAACGCATCAACCGTTTCGCTGACATCTTTGCATTAGGCCTAAAAGAAAAAGGCGTTGAGTTAGTTAACGACACTTGGTTTGACACTGTGACGTTTAAGACTGACAGCAAAGATGCAATTTTGGCAAAAGCCGCTGACAAGCTTGTTAACTTCCGCGCTGATTTAGACGGTAAATTAAGCGTATCAATGAACGAAGCGGTCACTCGCGCTGATATCATTGAACTATTTGACCTAGTACTAGGCGAAGGTCATGGTTTAACTGTTGAAGACTTAGATGCAAAAGCACAAGGTTTTGATTCGTTACCAGCTGCTTACACGCGTAAGACAGACATTCTGACTCACGAAGTATTTAACTCATACCAGTCAGAAACTGAAATGTTGCGTTATATTCGCAAGTTGGAAGGCAAAGATTTATCGCTTAACCACTCAATGATCTCGTTGGGCTCTTGTACCATGAAACTAAATGCTACGGCTGAGATGATCCCAGTGACGTGGCCTGAGTTTGGTAACATGCACCCATTTGCGCCGATGACGCAAGCACAAGGCTACCGCAAAATGATCGGTGAGTTGTCTGACTACCTCATCGAAATCACAGGTTATGACAACATCTCAATGCAGCCTAACTCTGGTGCACAGGGTGAATATGCAGGTCTACTAGCAATTCGCAAATACCACGAAAGTCGTGGCGACCATCACCGTAACATCTGTCTGATCCCTAGCTCTGCGCACGGTACTAACCCTGCATCAGCGCAAATGGCAAGCATGAAAGTAGTTGTGGTTGACTGTGACACCGAAGGTAACATCGATATGGCAGACCTTCGTGCCAAAGCCGAAGAGCACAAAGACGCCTTGTCGTGCATCATGGTTACGTACCCGTCAACACACGGTGTTTACGAAGAATCGATTCGCGAAGTGTGTGACATTGTTCACGAAAATGGCGGTCAGGTTTATATGGACGGAGCCAACATGAACGCACAGGTTGGTCTAACTGCACCTGGTTTCATCGGCTCGGACGTTTCACACCTTAACCTACACAAAACATTCTGTATTCCACACGGTGGCGGTGGTCCAGGCATGGGCCCAATTGGTGTTAAGTCTCACTTAGCTCCGTTCTTGCCAAACCACCAAGTGACAAAAGTAGAGTTCTTTGGTGACAACGCAATCGAAAATGTCGGCTTAGATAACGGCGCGGTATCTGCTGCACCGTACGGCTCTGCAGGTATTTTACCGATTTCTTGGGCATATATTGCGATGATGGGTAAACACGGCTTACGTCAAGCAACAGAAGTTGCAATCCTTAACGCTAACTATGTTACTGAGCGTTTGAGTCAACACTACCCAATCTTGTATCGCGGCCGTAACAACCGCGTTGCTCACGAATGTATCATTGACTTACGTCCACTTAAAGAAGCCTCTGGCATTTCAGAAATGGACATCGCTAAACGTCTAAATGACTATGGCTTCCACGCGCCGACTATGTCGTTCCCAGTTGCGGGCACACTTATGATCGAGCCAACTGAATCAGAAGCAAAAGTAGAACTAGACCGCTTTATCGACGCAATGATCGCCATCCGTGAAGAGATTGCAAAAGTCGAAAACGGCCAGTGGACCCTAGACAACAACCCGTTAGTCTTCGCACCGCACACAGCCGAAGACGTACTTGACCCAGAGTGGGACCGCGCATACGCACGCGACTATGCCGCATTCCCATGTGAAGCTGTGAAAGCCAACAAGTTCTGGCCAACAGTTACTCGTATCGACGACGTATACGGCGACCGCAACCTTGTGTGTAGCTGTCCTACGATTGATACGTACAGGGACGAGTAG
- the gcvH gene encoding glycine cleavage system protein GcvH, protein MSNIPSDLKYASSHEWVRKEEGGIVVVGITEHAQELLGDMVFVDLPDVGDAFAAGDDCAVAESVKAASDIYAPVAGEVVEVNEDLEDAPENVNSDPYGDGWLFKLKIEDESELDDLLDAEGYAESIDED, encoded by the coding sequence ATGAGCAATATTCCATCGGACTTAAAATATGCTTCTTCGCACGAGTGGGTGCGTAAAGAAGAAGGCGGCATCGTAGTGGTAGGTATTACCGAGCACGCTCAAGAACTTCTTGGCGACATGGTATTTGTAGACCTTCCAGACGTAGGCGATGCGTTTGCAGCGGGTGACGACTGTGCCGTAGCGGAATCTGTAAAAGCCGCTTCTGACATTTACGCGCCTGTAGCCGGTGAAGTTGTTGAAGTTAACGAAGACTTAGAAGACGCGCCTGAAAACGTAAACTCTGACCCATACGGTGACGGTTGGTTATTCAAGCTTAAAATTGAAGACGAGTCAGAATTGGACGACTTGTTAGACGCGGAAGGTTACGCGGAATCTATCGACGAAGACTAA
- the gcvT gene encoding glycine cleavage system aminomethyltransferase GcvT has translation MSNRTVLFDKHIEAGAKMVDFHGWEMPINYGSQIEEHHAVRQDAGMFDVSHMTIVDIKGTDAKAFLRKLVTNDVAKLQEEGKALYTGMLNEEGGVIDDLIVYHFNEEFYRLVVNSATREKDLAWITKQSAAFDVTVTEQPDYAMIAVQGPNAKEKVAKVISAEQQKAVEGMKPFYGVQAGDLFIATTGYTGEAGYEIILPPEQAADFWQALVDAGVKPAGLGARDTLRLEAGMNLYGSDMDETVSPLAANMGWTISWQPEDRDFIGRNALTKLKEQGTDKLVGLVMEQKGVLRGGLKVITDAGEGVITSGTFSPTLGFSVAMARVPGGVELGSTVQVEMRKKLVEVKVVKAGFVRNGKSVL, from the coding sequence ATGAGCAACAGAACGGTTCTTTTTGATAAGCACATCGAAGCCGGCGCTAAGATGGTTGACTTCCACGGTTGGGAAATGCCAATCAACTATGGCTCTCAAATCGAAGAGCATCACGCGGTTCGTCAAGACGCGGGTATGTTTGATGTTTCACACATGACCATCGTTGATATCAAAGGTACCGATGCCAAAGCATTCCTTCGCAAATTAGTCACGAACGACGTTGCCAAACTTCAAGAAGAAGGCAAAGCCCTGTACACAGGTATGCTAAATGAAGAAGGTGGGGTGATTGATGATCTTATCGTTTATCACTTCAACGAAGAGTTTTACCGTTTGGTTGTTAACTCTGCAACGCGTGAAAAAGACCTAGCTTGGATCACTAAGCAATCTGCAGCGTTTGACGTAACAGTTACAGAACAGCCTGATTACGCGATGATTGCGGTACAAGGTCCAAATGCTAAAGAAAAAGTCGCAAAGGTTATTTCAGCTGAACAACAAAAAGCAGTAGAAGGCATGAAGCCGTTTTATGGTGTTCAAGCGGGCGACTTATTTATTGCAACAACAGGTTACACAGGTGAAGCCGGTTACGAGATCATTCTTCCTCCTGAGCAAGCCGCTGATTTTTGGCAAGCACTAGTAGATGCGGGTGTTAAGCCAGCTGGCCTTGGTGCACGTGATACCTTGCGTTTAGAAGCGGGTATGAACTTGTACGGTTCGGATATGGACGAGACTGTTTCTCCTCTTGCTGCAAATATGGGCTGGACGATTTCTTGGCAGCCAGAAGACCGTGATTTTATTGGTCGTAACGCATTAACTAAATTAAAAGAGCAGGGCACAGACAAGTTAGTTGGCCTTGTAATGGAACAAAAAGGCGTTTTACGCGGCGGCCTTAAAGTGATCACAGACGCAGGCGAAGGCGTAATCACTTCGGGTACTTTCTCTCCGACCCTTGGTTTTTCAGTGGCGATGGCTCGTGTGCCAGGTGGTGTAGAGCTTGGCAGCACAGTGCAAGTCGAAATGCGCAAGAAGCTAGTCGAAGTAAAAGTCGTTAAAGCAGGCTTTGTTCGCAACGGTAAGTCGGTACTGTAA
- a CDS encoding FAD-dependent oxidoreductase, with protein MINTDVVIIGGGSVGLTAALALAKNDFKVTVIDQASGVQPLEQPQSRVSAISLASQQVLTQLDAWQHMDLSRCLAYDTMHVWEKESFADITFDANDLNAQQSVGHLGHIIENHNIRNGLLKAAQQQDNITLLLETGVTSIHNDDEQVLLTLNNGQPVIAKLCIAADGANSWVKQQLRIPTTFSDYDHHAIVANIKTTEPHGQCARQVFLPNGPLALLPMYHSSSKTASVTPNREPGSICSIVWSTEPQHAEQLMAMSDSDFNKALTAASDSVLGPLELTTDRIKFPLTMRYAQTWLEQRVLFMGDAAHTIHPLAGLGMNLGLMDAASIVDCIDLTDLQNPAKLQKGLRHFERWRKAEAQTYIVAMAGLKNLFDGNHPIKKLIRGVGLKLTDKAGPIKRRITEQAVGMQGELPTLAKPVDPLR; from the coding sequence ATGATTAATACCGATGTAGTTATCATTGGCGGCGGAAGCGTTGGCCTGACTGCAGCTTTGGCATTAGCCAAAAACGACTTTAAAGTCACTGTTATTGACCAAGCCTCAGGAGTTCAGCCATTAGAACAACCGCAGTCTCGCGTCAGTGCGATTTCGTTGGCGAGTCAACAGGTATTAACTCAACTCGATGCATGGCAGCACATGGACCTATCTCGTTGTTTGGCTTATGACACCATGCACGTATGGGAAAAAGAGAGTTTTGCCGACATTACTTTTGATGCTAATGACCTAAACGCGCAACAATCCGTTGGTCACCTTGGCCATATTATCGAAAACCACAATATTCGAAATGGTCTTTTAAAAGCAGCACAGCAACAAGACAACATTACTTTACTGCTCGAAACTGGCGTGACTTCCATTCACAATGACGACGAACAAGTGCTGTTGACCCTAAACAATGGTCAGCCGGTTATCGCAAAGTTATGTATTGCTGCAGATGGTGCAAATTCTTGGGTTAAGCAACAACTGCGAATTCCTACTACGTTTTCTGATTATGATCATCACGCCATCGTGGCTAACATCAAAACGACAGAACCTCATGGGCAGTGTGCTCGACAGGTATTTTTGCCAAATGGGCCGTTGGCATTACTCCCTATGTATCACTCTTCATCAAAGACAGCATCGGTAACTCCAAATAGAGAGCCGGGGTCTATTTGCAGCATTGTCTGGTCTACCGAACCACAACACGCAGAGCAATTGATGGCAATGTCCGACAGTGACTTTAATAAGGCGCTTACTGCAGCGAGTGACAGTGTTTTGGGACCACTAGAGTTGACGACAGATCGTATTAAATTTCCACTTACTATGCGATACGCGCAAACATGGCTCGAACAACGAGTTTTATTTATGGGCGATGCAGCTCATACCATCCACCCACTTGCCGGACTGGGGATGAATTTGGGCTTAATGGATGCCGCGAGTATAGTCGATTGTATCGACCTAACTGACTTGCAAAATCCAGCAAAATTACAAAAAGGACTACGCCATTTTGAGCGCTGGCGCAAAGCTGAGGCACAAACCTATATTGTGGCAATGGCTGGATTAAAGAATTTGTTTGACGGTAATCATCCTATAAAAAAATTAATCCGTGGTGTCGGACTCAAATTAACCGATAAAGCAGGCCCAATTAAACGCCGAATTACCGAGCAAGCCGTTGGTATGCAAGGTGAGCTACCAACTCTAGCCAAACCAGTAGATCCTCTAAGATAA
- a CDS encoding FAD-dependent monooxygenase, with protein sequence MGLTGSADVTSDKVQDQCESQTNMACFDVVVSGGGPTGLLTAIGIKTECPHLSVAVVEPFQDAKPQKGNLGSAIQSNFDQRCLALSYGSLMLLNHWNIWSKLKANGWPIQSIVTSDRGHIGKTIMRAADYGLHAMGQVASMHNLGLALKQVAVDLEINWFCPDKIDKLSNNNTLLTLTSGQQLTTQLLVVAEGGQSNTRDLLNISSTTSDYQQSAVIANVKVKGGTKKLQSQFDQPNNVAFERFTLNGPIAFLPIGEQEYNVVWTQTPEQAKEVQGLSDEAFCQRLQNEFGLAAGHINQVSKRACYPLSMTRVERLTAANTVLLGNTAHTVHPIAGQGFNLGVRDIGVLVFALKANLSESNEDNKIESILRHYEQNRIEDIDRIVTFTDFLVRMFGLPGRTAAFARTTSLMALQASDFLQQWLALHFMGSHKQFNLGKELNRPLNSSSQKIKERVNG encoded by the coding sequence GTGGGTTTGACGGGCAGCGCTGACGTTACTAGTGATAAAGTGCAAGACCAATGCGAAAGCCAAACTAACATGGCATGTTTTGATGTCGTTGTGTCTGGTGGCGGTCCAACGGGGCTGTTAACTGCGATTGGGATCAAAACAGAATGCCCACATTTGTCCGTTGCTGTTGTCGAGCCATTTCAAGACGCCAAGCCTCAAAAAGGCAATTTAGGGTCAGCCATTCAATCCAACTTTGACCAGCGTTGTCTCGCATTGTCTTACGGTTCACTAATGCTTTTAAACCATTGGAATATTTGGTCAAAGTTAAAAGCGAACGGTTGGCCCATTCAGTCCATAGTGACATCGGATCGTGGCCATATCGGTAAAACCATAATGCGAGCAGCAGATTATGGGCTACACGCCATGGGCCAGGTCGCTTCAATGCACAACTTGGGTTTGGCATTAAAACAGGTCGCAGTGGACCTAGAGATTAACTGGTTTTGTCCAGATAAAATTGACAAGCTTAGTAACAACAATACGTTATTGACCTTAACCTCGGGTCAACAGCTAACAACACAGTTGTTAGTTGTTGCCGAAGGCGGCCAATCAAACACCCGAGACTTGTTAAACATTAGCAGTACAACCAGCGATTACCAGCAATCGGCTGTGATCGCCAATGTAAAAGTCAAAGGCGGGACCAAAAAGCTACAAAGCCAATTTGATCAGCCAAATAACGTGGCATTTGAGCGTTTTACTTTAAATGGCCCAATCGCTTTTTTACCCATTGGTGAGCAAGAATATAACGTCGTTTGGACTCAAACCCCTGAGCAAGCCAAAGAAGTGCAAGGCTTGTCTGACGAAGCCTTTTGTCAGCGTTTACAAAACGAGTTTGGTTTAGCCGCAGGTCACATCAACCAAGTCTCTAAACGCGCATGTTATCCCTTATCAATGACAAGAGTGGAACGTTTAACTGCCGCAAATACAGTATTGTTAGGAAATACAGCACACACAGTACACCCGATTGCAGGCCAGGGTTTTAACCTTGGGGTTCGAGATATTGGTGTGTTGGTGTTTGCTTTAAAAGCTAACCTTAGCGAAAGTAACGAAGACAATAAAATAGAATCAATACTGCGCCATTACGAACAAAACCGCATTGAAGACATAGATAGAATCGTCACGTTTACTGACTTTTTGGTCCGTATGTTTGGTTTGCCAGGTCGCACTGCGGCATTTGCACGAACGACCAGCTTAATGGCACTACAAGCATCAGACTTTTTACAGCAGTGGTTGGCACTACACTTTATGGGCAGTCACAAACAGTTTAATTTAGGTAAAGAATTAAACCGCCCGCTCAATAGCAGTTCACAAAAGATCAAAGAAAGAGTAAACGGATGA